The Devosia sp. MC521 genome segment CCGCTATATTCAACGCGAGTTTTGGGTCATTCCCACGATCCAATCTCTTCATATTCTGGCCATTGCGAGTTTGGTGTCCTCGCAATTGTTTATCAATTTGCGTTTGCTTGGCCGTGCCGGCGTCGATGCGCCCCTGAGTGCCATTGCGGATCGTTACTTGCCGTGGTTCTGGGGTGCCGCGCTTGTTCTGGCGCTGAGCGGCACATTGCTGATTGTTGGCGAACCAAAGCGTGAACTGCTTAGTGCGCCCTTCTGGATCAAGATGGCGCTGATCCCCCTCGGCCTTCTGGCCACTGTTTGGTTCGGGAAAGCGCTATTGCATCCTGATCTATCATCGCCAGCCAGCACGCTCAAAACGCGCTCCATTATTTATAGTTTGGCCACCACCGTCATCTGGATCTCCGTGATGACCGCTGGGCGGTTGATCGCCTACGTTTATTAGTCGGAGTGAGTTCGGTGGATATATCTGAGTTTCTCCTGTGGGTTGAAATGACCGCATTGGGCGAGTT includes the following:
- a CDS encoding DUF6644 family protein; protein product: MLQFATWLSETAISRYIQREFWVIPTIQSLHILAIASLVSSQLFINLRLLGRAGVDAPLSAIADRYLPWFWGAALVLALSGTLLIVGEPKRELLSAPFWIKMALIPLGLLATVWFGKALLHPDLSSPASTLKTRSIIYSLATTVIWISVMTAGRLIAYVY